A window from Bradysia coprophila strain Holo2 chromosome X unlocalized genomic scaffold, BU_Bcop_v1 contig_20, whole genome shotgun sequence encodes these proteins:
- the LOC119068884 gene encoding ras-related protein Rab-27A, with amino-acid sequence MASAVDYDYLIKFLALGESGSGKTSFLYQYTDGNFQSRFISTVGIDFREKRLIYRANGRNNRIHLQLWDTAGQERFRSLTTAFYRDAMGFLLIFDLSNEKSFLEVVNWLEQLKVHAYCENPDIVLCGNKSDLEHLRVISEARARQLAEKYNLVYIETSAATGQNVRRAVDILLDKVMARMQNAVDRSRLPGRRGQPRKFDDPYLYQTVTIAPNKRCSC; translated from the exons ATGGCTTCAGCCGTAGACTATGattatttaatcaaatttttggcaCTTGGTGAAAGTGGAAGCGGGAAAACGAGCTTTCTGTATCAATACACCGACGGTAATTTTCAGTCGAGATTTATTTCAACGGTTGGTATCGATTTCCGGGAAAAACGTTTG atttacaGAGCTAATGGACGGAATAATCGTATTCATTTACAACTGTGGGACACTGCTGGTCAAGAACG ATTTCGCAGTTTAACAACCGCATTTTATCGGGACGCAATGGGATTCTTGTTAATATTTGActtatcaaatgaaaaatcgtttttggaAGTCGTGAACTGGTTGGAACAGTTAAAG gTTCATGCTTACTGTGAAAATCCGGACATTGTTCTATGTGGCAATAAGAGTGACCTGGAACACTTACGCGTCATTAGCGAAGCCCGAGCCAGACAATTAgccgaaaaatataatttggtGTACATTGAAACAAGTGCGGCTACAGGTCAAAATGTTCGAAGAGCTGTTGATATTTTGTTGGATAAAGTTATGGCAAG AATGCAAAATGCTGTTGATCGATCGAGATTGCCAGGAAGGCGTGGTCAGccgagaaaattcgacgaTCCATATCTGTACCAAACTGTTACGATTGCACCAAATAAGAGATGCTCCTGTTAA
- the LOC119068867 gene encoding TNF receptor-associated factor 1: MENHDREVVTHIKYEKTSCYFCNEWLDAENFPNHITQCGQVLEQCPNSCNAYVQRRRIDTHLKECPKSPTTSLELYNIPEMSDVITDESYRNRLALLEQDIRSLRSTLNEEIRIRHRLISDVGGLRKHNVVSDEWTQKVGEVLNALKKCLNEETEIRTVDIEQLKVDIGRLMYHYKQLDEWRQEIRTKFEEIEESVIQDDNIRGHVEVLIKDNRITASKIQQLESGFVNLKLGLSEDMTYPNISGDMSPGKQSSMQLVLKNQQEQIDSFCRDVAKQIESVKLDFQANLKSLSLANHHRTATLDFEVKSMKHIVTETEDKCDKLEKIVVDVKKLSHQTKQLLNDLEIHMMNQRIMMEIHNTRGHLIWRIHDYAVKLKDGRENNVTLKSPMFCNKQYGYTLRLDVSLNGIGTWKGRNIIACLTVVNGEWDRLLVWPCKLQADIILRDQPDNLDDAKDISKTIVVKRKNEPHEQNQYIFIPHKTLNTRNYIRDDAIFFEVRVHRNSSN; this comes from the exons ATGGAGAACCATGATCGGGAAGTGGTCACCCATATCAAATACGAAAAGACATCATGCTATTTCTGCAACGAATGGCTGGATGCCGAAAACTTTCCG AATCACATTACTCAGTGTGGCCAAGTGCTCGAACAATGTCCGAACAGTTGCAACGCCTATGTACAACGCCGCAGAATCGATACCCATTTAAAAGAATGTCCTAAATCACCGACAACATCACTCGAATTGTACAATATACCGGAAATGAGTGACGTTATCACTGATGAAAGCTATCGAAATCGACTAGCATTGTTGGAGCAAGACATTCGTTCGCTGAGATCCACTTTAAACGAAGAAATTCGCATACGGCATCGATTGATATCCGACGTAGGTGGTTTGAGAAAACATAATGTTGTATCCGATGAATGGACACAAAAGGTCGGTGAGGTTTTGAACGCGTTGAAGAAATGCTTGAATGAAGAGACAGAAATACGCACTGTGGACATCGAACAATTAAAAGTGGACATTGGTCGTTTGATGTACCACTATAAG CAATTAGATGAATGGCGGCAAGAAATTCGAACGAAATTCGAAGAAATCGAAGAAAGTGTGATTCAGGACGATAACATCCGGGGACATGTTGAAGTTTTAATAAAAGACAATCGCATAACTGCTTCGAAAATTCAACAATTGGAGTCGGGCTTTGTCAACTTAAAACTTGGCTTATCTGAGGACATGACGTATCCAAACATATCTGGAGATATGTCACCGGGAAAACAGTCTTCCATGCAATTAGttttaaaaaatcaacaagAACAAATCGA CTCCTTCTGTCGAGACGTAGCCAAACAGATAGAAAGCGTAAAACTCGACTTTCAAGCTAATTTAAAATCACTATCGCTTGCCAATCACCATCGCACCGCAACATTAGACTTTGAAGTAAAGTCCATGAAGCATATTGTCACAGAAACCGAGGACAAGTGCGATAAGTTAGAAAAAATTGTGGTCGACGTGAAAAAGCTATCGCATCAAACCAAACAGTTGCTAAACGATTTGGAGATTCACATGATGAACCAACGAATAATGATGGAAATACACAATACCAGAGGTCATTTGATCTGGCGTATTCATGACTATGCTGTGAAGCTGAAAGACGGAAGGGAGAATAATGTTACCCTGAAAAGTCCAATGTTCTGCAACAAACAGTACGGATACACACTCCGG CTCGACGTCAGTCTAAACGGTATAGGTACGTGGAAGGGTAGAAATATAATTGCATGTTTAACAGTAGTGAATGGAGAATGGGATCGCCTTCTTGTGTGGCCGTGTAAGCTTCAAGCTGACATAATTTTACGAGATCAACCAGATAATCTAGACGAT GCTAAAGACATCTCGAAGACGATTGTGGTGAAGCGAAAGAATGAACCGCATGAACAAAACCAGTACATTTTCATTCCACATAAGACCCTAAACACACGAAATTACATCCGAGATGATGCCATTTTCTTCGAAGTCCGTGTTCACCGTAATTCTagtaattaa